The following are encoded together in the Astyanax mexicanus isolate ESR-SI-001 chromosome 8, AstMex3_surface, whole genome shotgun sequence genome:
- the LOC111194402 gene encoding uncharacterized protein LOC111194402, whose product MEHGISRKKNNDFLDEEDTDHPLFKELHLVVIGCHGSGKNAIVNAIFRNNVFTFSTSSKKHVEIKRTVFGTRVTIVRAPGWSEELTSLRKHRELRQEISDAVRSFEKGPHAIILSIAVNSTLTETTQATLEKLLTRRFWDHTIIIFKGDLQKANSEDKKNIQTLIKALNKRCCVLQTTTSFEESKKLIEDIALMIAGKQNVPLRFSVDESEKHDESHEKKNLLKRLRQKIEKLKKLDRNVLTKRAESTNNLVRLQKILGMHEDPDTDSTQSDQSTREEENTEREERTSEAMAEIHPTETSKLLDQTEMASDKDQARDAHKLNGTFQCDSHTTPISEGDLYSWYGCLVEILEDLTEEQFKKMKNKICNMKDDRIRTLHVEDKNRNTLAHNMIQHWGEEKCISYTRDILKDIPRNDNEVKDLILPFLQRIGESW is encoded by the exons ATGGAACATGGAATCT caagaaagaaaaataatgatTTCTTGGATGAAGAAG ATACTGATCACCCACTTTTTAAGGAGCTCCACCTTGTGGTGATTGGATGTCATGGTTCTGGGAAGAATGCTATAGTAAATGCCATTTTCAGAAACAATGTGTTTACCTTTTCAACATCCTCTAAAAAACATGTTGAGATAAAACGCACTGTTTTTGGAACACGAGTAACTATAGTTCGTGCTCCTGGCTGGTCAGAAGAACTGACTTCACTCCGAAAGCACCGCGAGTTACGACAGGAGATTAGTGATGCAGTGAGATCATTTGAAAAAGGACCTCATGCAATCATTCTGTCCATTGCTGTAAACTCCACTCTTACAGAAACTACACAAGCTACCCTGGAAAAACTCCTTACTAGAAGATTCTGGGATCACACCATCATCATCTTCAAGGGGGATTTACAAAAGGCGAACAGTGAAGATAAAAAGAACATACAAACCCTCATTAAAGCACTCAACAAACGGTGCTGTGTCCTACAAACAACAACCAGTTTTGAAGAGAGCAAAAAGCTGATTGAAGACATAGCACTGATGATCGCAGGGAAACAGAATGTCCCGCTTCGTTTCTCTGTTGATGAAAGTGAGAAACATGATGAATCACATGAAAAGAAGAACCTTTTAAAACGACTGAGACAAAAAATcgaaaaacttaaaaaacttgATAGAAATGTACTGACCAAAAGGGCTGAGTCAACAAACAACTTAGTACGACTGCAAAAAATCTTAGGAATGCACGAGGATCCTGACACAGATTCTACTCAATCTGATCAGTCTACACGTGAGGaagaaaacacagaaagagaagaaagaacaaGTGAAGCAATGGCTGAAATCCATCCTACAGAAACATCAAAGCTGCTGGATCAGACTGAGATGGCATCTGATAAGGATCAAGCCCGAGATGCCCATAAACTAAATGGGACTTTCCAGT GTGACTCCCATACTACCCCTATCAGTGAGGGTGATCTTTATAGCTGGTATGGCTGTCTTGTGGAGATCTTGGAAGATCTAACTGaggaacagtttaaaaaaatgaagaacaAGATATGCAATATGAAGGATGACAGAATTCGTACATTGCATGTGGAGGACAAAAACCGAAACACACTGGCACATAACATGATTCAACACTGGGGAGAAGAGAAATGCATCAGCTACACCAGGGATATTCTAAAGGATATTCCACGGAACGACAATGAAGTAAAAGATCTTATTCTGCCATTCTTGCAGAGGATTGGAGAATCATGGTAA